One region of Mobula birostris isolate sMobBir1 chromosome 24, sMobBir1.hap1, whole genome shotgun sequence genomic DNA includes:
- the LOC140187184 gene encoding uncharacterized protein isoform X2 gives MSINSVQDCRTTGHTISLLTVNQMTEMGLCLNFFYLIMYLSMHYAEPFVKLNCVESVTGIFNEDTVLPCSMEGAGMKILTLTKLNEDGSSDKIVYKSNSSASDSGVQGRIKLHRQDPQDVSLIIQKIQASDNGKYQYLLETDHGYDYKIINLIFRAPYTGPHISKKEENGRTFLVCTTIGYPLAQLYWKTDKETNLNNSVDITRLGILYNITSCIPVVYDWCSVNYICSVCIENDCISKELDCLKVEAISEQPLDDNRTRFGVLLCLGFLTLLCTAAFYCRKQFSKDGEEN, from the exons ATGAGCATTAACAGCGTTCAGGACTGCAGGACAACAGGACACACCATCTCCTTATTGACG GTGAATCAAATGACAGAAATGGGGCTATGCTTGAACTTTTTCTATTTGATCATGTACTTGAGCATGCACTATGCAGAAC CATTTGTGAAGCTGAATTGTGTGGAGTCAGTAACAGGAATATTTAACGAAGACACCGTACTACCATGCAGTATGGAAGGAGCAGGGATGAAAATACTAACTCTAACAAAACTAAATGAAGATGGATCAAGTGATAAAATTGTCTATAAGTCTAACTCAAGTGCAAGTGACAGTGGAGTTCAGGGTCGAATTAAATTACATCGTCAAGATCCACAGGATGTGTCTCTGATAATCCAGAAAATACAAGCATCTGATAACGGAAAATATCAATACCTTTTGGAAACAGATCATGGATATGACTATAAAATCATCAATTTGATATTTAGAG CTCCATATACTGGGCCACACATCagcaaaaaagaagaaaatggCAGAACGTTTCTTGTGTGCACAACAATTGGATATCCACTGGCACAACTCTATTGGAAGACTGACAAAGAAACTAACTTGAATAATAGTGTTGACATCACGCGACTGGGTATACTGTACAACATCACCAGCTGCATTCCAGTAGTTTATGACTGGTGCTCTGTAAACTATATTTGTTCTGTTTGCATTGAAAATGATTGCATATCTAAAG AATTGGATTGTCTAAAAGTTGAAGCAATTTCTGAGCAACCATTGGATGACAATAGAACACGTTTTGGTGTTCTTCTCTGCTTGGGGTTCTTAACGCTGCTGTGCACAGCAGCTTTTTACTGCAGAAAGCAATTTTCTAAAG ATGGTGAAGAAAATTGA
- the LOC140187219 gene encoding uncharacterized protein isoform X2 has translation MSGINLRQMKGILEMDLNLQIYFYFLLFANLYSAQEFMTLKCEETVTGIFEEDTILPCNLTITKPSKITIELSKDDGNSRLVFKFDRNHNAREAQNRIKLLRSDLQNVSLVLQKTKLSDSGKYTYYMETDVGYKQVNIVLVVKAPYSLPKLALVNLTETTKVVSCETTGYPSAQIHWTVNGKNLTSRSKNKESETAQGLISITSTLPIINSETDQEHIYTCAVWNEAECKYEAKNSIAISNVYQLNNKKHTEEKKRKALTAVGIVIGGLAVGILILGLLKFRRRHHPVQQSKEESENQVL, from the exons ATGTCAGGCATAAATCTTCG GCAGATGAAGGGAATTCTGGAAATGGATTTAAACCTacaaatatatttttattttctgCTGTTTGCAAACCTTTACTCTGCACAAG AGTTCATGACTTTGAAGTGCGAGGAGACGGTGACGGGAATATTTGAGGAGGACACGATATTGCCATGCAACCTGACAATAACAAAGCCAAGTAAAATCACAATTGAATTGAGCAAAGATGATGGAAATTCTAGACTTGTTTTTAAGTTTGATAGAAATCATAATGCCAGAGAAGCTCAGAATCGAATTAAATTACTTCGTTCGGATCTACAAAATGTATCGCTGGTACTTCAAAAAACAAAACTTTCAGATAGTGGGAAATATACTTACTATATGGAAACAGATGTGGGATATAAGCAAGTTAACATCGTTTTAGTGGTTAAAG CTCCCTACAGTTTGCCAAAACTGGCCTTAGTTAATTTGACAGAAACGACCAAGGTGGTCAGTTGTGAAACAACTGGATATCCTTCCGCTCAGATTCATTGGACCGTGAATGGGAAAAACCTCACATCTAGGTCAAAAAACAAAGAAAGTGAAACTGCTCAAGGACTGATCTCTATTACCAGCACACTTCCAATTATAAACTCAGAAACTGACCAGGAGCATATCTACACCTGTGCTGTTTGGAATGAGGCAGAGTGTAAATATGAAGCCAAGAACAGTATCGCAA tttcaaATGTATATCAGctaaataataaaaaacacactgaagaaaaaaagagaaaagccctcacaGCAGTAGGTATCGTTATTGGAGGTCTTGCAGTTGGAATACTCATCCTGGGTCTTCTGAAATTCAGGAGAAGGCACCATCCAG ttCAACAGTCCAAGGAAGAATCAGAAAATCAAGTG CTTTGA
- the LOC140187184 gene encoding uncharacterized protein isoform X1, which yields MSINSVQDCRTTGHTISLLTVNQMTEMGLCLNFFYLIMYLSMHYAEPFVKLNCVESVTGIFNEDTVLPCSMEGAGMKILTLTKLNEDGSSDKIVYKSNSSASDSGVQGRIKLHRQDPQDVSLIIQKIQASDNGKYQYLLETDHGYDYKIINLIFRAPYTGPHISKKEENGRTFLVCTTIGYPLAQLYWKTDKETNLNNSVDITRLGILYNITSCIPVVYDWCSVNYICSVCIENDCISKELDCLKVEAISEQPLDDNRTRFGVLLCLGFLTLLCTAAFYCRKQFSKAYTRKQSSSALVYFVDGEEN from the exons ATGAGCATTAACAGCGTTCAGGACTGCAGGACAACAGGACACACCATCTCCTTATTGACG GTGAATCAAATGACAGAAATGGGGCTATGCTTGAACTTTTTCTATTTGATCATGTACTTGAGCATGCACTATGCAGAAC CATTTGTGAAGCTGAATTGTGTGGAGTCAGTAACAGGAATATTTAACGAAGACACCGTACTACCATGCAGTATGGAAGGAGCAGGGATGAAAATACTAACTCTAACAAAACTAAATGAAGATGGATCAAGTGATAAAATTGTCTATAAGTCTAACTCAAGTGCAAGTGACAGTGGAGTTCAGGGTCGAATTAAATTACATCGTCAAGATCCACAGGATGTGTCTCTGATAATCCAGAAAATACAAGCATCTGATAACGGAAAATATCAATACCTTTTGGAAACAGATCATGGATATGACTATAAAATCATCAATTTGATATTTAGAG CTCCATATACTGGGCCACACATCagcaaaaaagaagaaaatggCAGAACGTTTCTTGTGTGCACAACAATTGGATATCCACTGGCACAACTCTATTGGAAGACTGACAAAGAAACTAACTTGAATAATAGTGTTGACATCACGCGACTGGGTATACTGTACAACATCACCAGCTGCATTCCAGTAGTTTATGACTGGTGCTCTGTAAACTATATTTGTTCTGTTTGCATTGAAAATGATTGCATATCTAAAG AATTGGATTGTCTAAAAGTTGAAGCAATTTCTGAGCAACCATTGGATGACAATAGAACACGTTTTGGTGTTCTTCTCTGCTTGGGGTTCTTAACGCTGCTGTGCACAGCAGCTTTTTACTGCAGAAAGCAATTTTCTAAAG CATACACCAGGAAACAATCTTCATCAGCGCTGGTATATTTTGTGG ATGGTGAAGAAAATTGA
- the LOC140187219 gene encoding uncharacterized protein isoform X1 — MVFRQCPWNKCRSSAIRRKSGWGQYISYKKGQMKGILEMDLNLQIYFYFLLFANLYSAQEFMTLKCEETVTGIFEEDTILPCNLTITKPSKITIELSKDDGNSRLVFKFDRNHNAREAQNRIKLLRSDLQNVSLVLQKTKLSDSGKYTYYMETDVGYKQVNIVLVVKAPYSLPKLALVNLTETTKVVSCETTGYPSAQIHWTVNGKNLTSRSKNKESETAQGLISITSTLPIINSETDQEHIYTCAVWNEAECKYEAKNSIAISNVYQLNNKKHTEEKKRKALTAVGIVIGGLAVGILILGLLKFRRRHHPVQQSKEESENQVL; from the exons ATGGTCTTTAGACAATGTCCCTGGAATAAATGCCGGAGCAGTGCAATAAGGAGAAAGTCCGGCTGGGGACAGTATATTTCTTACAAGAAAGG GCAGATGAAGGGAATTCTGGAAATGGATTTAAACCTacaaatatatttttattttctgCTGTTTGCAAACCTTTACTCTGCACAAG AGTTCATGACTTTGAAGTGCGAGGAGACGGTGACGGGAATATTTGAGGAGGACACGATATTGCCATGCAACCTGACAATAACAAAGCCAAGTAAAATCACAATTGAATTGAGCAAAGATGATGGAAATTCTAGACTTGTTTTTAAGTTTGATAGAAATCATAATGCCAGAGAAGCTCAGAATCGAATTAAATTACTTCGTTCGGATCTACAAAATGTATCGCTGGTACTTCAAAAAACAAAACTTTCAGATAGTGGGAAATATACTTACTATATGGAAACAGATGTGGGATATAAGCAAGTTAACATCGTTTTAGTGGTTAAAG CTCCCTACAGTTTGCCAAAACTGGCCTTAGTTAATTTGACAGAAACGACCAAGGTGGTCAGTTGTGAAACAACTGGATATCCTTCCGCTCAGATTCATTGGACCGTGAATGGGAAAAACCTCACATCTAGGTCAAAAAACAAAGAAAGTGAAACTGCTCAAGGACTGATCTCTATTACCAGCACACTTCCAATTATAAACTCAGAAACTGACCAGGAGCATATCTACACCTGTGCTGTTTGGAATGAGGCAGAGTGTAAATATGAAGCCAAGAACAGTATCGCAA tttcaaATGTATATCAGctaaataataaaaaacacactgaagaaaaaaagagaaaagccctcacaGCAGTAGGTATCGTTATTGGAGGTCTTGCAGTTGGAATACTCATCCTGGGTCTTCTGAAATTCAGGAGAAGGCACCATCCAG ttCAACAGTCCAAGGAAGAATCAGAAAATCAAGTG CTTTGA
- the LOC140187219 gene encoding uncharacterized protein isoform X3, whose amino-acid sequence MQMKGILEMDLNLQIYFYFLLFANLYSAQEFMTLKCEETVTGIFEEDTILPCNLTITKPSKITIELSKDDGNSRLVFKFDRNHNAREAQNRIKLLRSDLQNVSLVLQKTKLSDSGKYTYYMETDVGYKQVNIVLVVKAPYSLPKLALVNLTETTKVVSCETTGYPSAQIHWTVNGKNLTSRSKNKESETAQGLISITSTLPIINSETDQEHIYTCAVWNEAECKYEAKNSIAISNVYQLNNKKHTEEKKRKALTAVGIVIGGLAVGILILGLLKFRRRHHPVQQSKEESENQVL is encoded by the exons AT GCAGATGAAGGGAATTCTGGAAATGGATTTAAACCTacaaatatatttttattttctgCTGTTTGCAAACCTTTACTCTGCACAAG AGTTCATGACTTTGAAGTGCGAGGAGACGGTGACGGGAATATTTGAGGAGGACACGATATTGCCATGCAACCTGACAATAACAAAGCCAAGTAAAATCACAATTGAATTGAGCAAAGATGATGGAAATTCTAGACTTGTTTTTAAGTTTGATAGAAATCATAATGCCAGAGAAGCTCAGAATCGAATTAAATTACTTCGTTCGGATCTACAAAATGTATCGCTGGTACTTCAAAAAACAAAACTTTCAGATAGTGGGAAATATACTTACTATATGGAAACAGATGTGGGATATAAGCAAGTTAACATCGTTTTAGTGGTTAAAG CTCCCTACAGTTTGCCAAAACTGGCCTTAGTTAATTTGACAGAAACGACCAAGGTGGTCAGTTGTGAAACAACTGGATATCCTTCCGCTCAGATTCATTGGACCGTGAATGGGAAAAACCTCACATCTAGGTCAAAAAACAAAGAAAGTGAAACTGCTCAAGGACTGATCTCTATTACCAGCACACTTCCAATTATAAACTCAGAAACTGACCAGGAGCATATCTACACCTGTGCTGTTTGGAATGAGGCAGAGTGTAAATATGAAGCCAAGAACAGTATCGCAA tttcaaATGTATATCAGctaaataataaaaaacacactgaagaaaaaaagagaaaagccctcacaGCAGTAGGTATCGTTATTGGAGGTCTTGCAGTTGGAATACTCATCCTGGGTCTTCTGAAATTCAGGAGAAGGCACCATCCAG ttCAACAGTCCAAGGAAGAATCAGAAAATCAAGTG CTTTGA
- the LOC140187184 gene encoding uncharacterized protein isoform X3 has product MTEMGLCLNFFYLIMYLSMHYAEPFVKLNCVESVTGIFNEDTVLPCSMEGAGMKILTLTKLNEDGSSDKIVYKSNSSASDSGVQGRIKLHRQDPQDVSLIIQKIQASDNGKYQYLLETDHGYDYKIINLIFRAPYTGPHISKKEENGRTFLVCTTIGYPLAQLYWKTDKETNLNNSVDITRLGILYNITSCIPVVYDWCSVNYICSVCIENDCISKELDCLKVEAISEQPLDDNRTRFGVLLCLGFLTLLCTAAFYCRKQFSKAYTRKQSSSALVYFVDGEEN; this is encoded by the exons ATGACAGAAATGGGGCTATGCTTGAACTTTTTCTATTTGATCATGTACTTGAGCATGCACTATGCAGAAC CATTTGTGAAGCTGAATTGTGTGGAGTCAGTAACAGGAATATTTAACGAAGACACCGTACTACCATGCAGTATGGAAGGAGCAGGGATGAAAATACTAACTCTAACAAAACTAAATGAAGATGGATCAAGTGATAAAATTGTCTATAAGTCTAACTCAAGTGCAAGTGACAGTGGAGTTCAGGGTCGAATTAAATTACATCGTCAAGATCCACAGGATGTGTCTCTGATAATCCAGAAAATACAAGCATCTGATAACGGAAAATATCAATACCTTTTGGAAACAGATCATGGATATGACTATAAAATCATCAATTTGATATTTAGAG CTCCATATACTGGGCCACACATCagcaaaaaagaagaaaatggCAGAACGTTTCTTGTGTGCACAACAATTGGATATCCACTGGCACAACTCTATTGGAAGACTGACAAAGAAACTAACTTGAATAATAGTGTTGACATCACGCGACTGGGTATACTGTACAACATCACCAGCTGCATTCCAGTAGTTTATGACTGGTGCTCTGTAAACTATATTTGTTCTGTTTGCATTGAAAATGATTGCATATCTAAAG AATTGGATTGTCTAAAAGTTGAAGCAATTTCTGAGCAACCATTGGATGACAATAGAACACGTTTTGGTGTTCTTCTCTGCTTGGGGTTCTTAACGCTGCTGTGCACAGCAGCTTTTTACTGCAGAAAGCAATTTTCTAAAG CATACACCAGGAAACAATCTTCATCAGCGCTGGTATATTTTGTGG ATGGTGAAGAAAATTGA
- the LOC140187219 gene encoding uncharacterized protein isoform X4: MKGILEMDLNLQIYFYFLLFANLYSAQEFMTLKCEETVTGIFEEDTILPCNLTITKPSKITIELSKDDGNSRLVFKFDRNHNAREAQNRIKLLRSDLQNVSLVLQKTKLSDSGKYTYYMETDVGYKQVNIVLVVKAPYSLPKLALVNLTETTKVVSCETTGYPSAQIHWTVNGKNLTSRSKNKESETAQGLISITSTLPIINSETDQEHIYTCAVWNEAECKYEAKNSIAISNVYQLNNKKHTEEKKRKALTAVGIVIGGLAVGILILGLLKFRRRHHPVQQSKEESENQVL; the protein is encoded by the exons ATGAAGGGAATTCTGGAAATGGATTTAAACCTacaaatatatttttattttctgCTGTTTGCAAACCTTTACTCTGCACAAG AGTTCATGACTTTGAAGTGCGAGGAGACGGTGACGGGAATATTTGAGGAGGACACGATATTGCCATGCAACCTGACAATAACAAAGCCAAGTAAAATCACAATTGAATTGAGCAAAGATGATGGAAATTCTAGACTTGTTTTTAAGTTTGATAGAAATCATAATGCCAGAGAAGCTCAGAATCGAATTAAATTACTTCGTTCGGATCTACAAAATGTATCGCTGGTACTTCAAAAAACAAAACTTTCAGATAGTGGGAAATATACTTACTATATGGAAACAGATGTGGGATATAAGCAAGTTAACATCGTTTTAGTGGTTAAAG CTCCCTACAGTTTGCCAAAACTGGCCTTAGTTAATTTGACAGAAACGACCAAGGTGGTCAGTTGTGAAACAACTGGATATCCTTCCGCTCAGATTCATTGGACCGTGAATGGGAAAAACCTCACATCTAGGTCAAAAAACAAAGAAAGTGAAACTGCTCAAGGACTGATCTCTATTACCAGCACACTTCCAATTATAAACTCAGAAACTGACCAGGAGCATATCTACACCTGTGCTGTTTGGAATGAGGCAGAGTGTAAATATGAAGCCAAGAACAGTATCGCAA tttcaaATGTATATCAGctaaataataaaaaacacactgaagaaaaaaagagaaaagccctcacaGCAGTAGGTATCGTTATTGGAGGTCTTGCAGTTGGAATACTCATCCTGGGTCTTCTGAAATTCAGGAGAAGGCACCATCCAG ttCAACAGTCCAAGGAAGAATCAGAAAATCAAGTG CTTTGA